The sequence CTTCATGTAACACAAATAATTAACCAattcatgcaaaaaaaataaaaatcacgtgCAAGATGTATAGCAAAACGATGGGCTGCGCTCCTAGACAGGAGTGTTCAGGGGCTATGAGTGGGGACGGATATCCCGCAATAAAGTAGAACAGAAAAGCCCCAGCACTCTACAGGTTATTCTATTATGTGCAAGATGGGCAGCAATTCTGGGGGCACTGATCATTGAGGACATTCCCCTGTGCCACACCATCCCCACCCAACAGGTATTTCACCACCATGTCATGAGCTTCGTCTTCCTCTGGGCAGCTCAGACATTCGGTGGAGTTTGGATCTTCTTGGAGACAGTCAGTGACGACATGTAGAACGCAGCGACTTACATATATCAGTGACGTCCAACTGCTGCAGGACTACGACTCCAACCATGGGGCaggctgggagttgtggttttgCAACAACTGGAGATCTCCAGCATTTTACTCATTGACAAGCTGCAAAGATCACACAATAGGGGAGAATTAGATGTTCTCACCTCAGCGGGAGTCTTTTCCTTCTTCTCTGTTACTTTGGCCTCCTCCGTCTTCTCATCTGTTTTAAAAAGAAcaagtcatgtaaaaaaaaaaaaaagtggtaaccGGGTCTAGCGGCGGCCGTCAGCAGCGGACCAGAGTAACGCAGCTCTATACAGACCAAGAGCAGAGCCGGACCAGTAGTGAAGGCCCAACACCATGTTACCCAGTCTTCTATgccaacagggggggggggggatatattggGCATGCCTAAACTTTCTCCTGGAaggtatgaggggggggggggggggcgcaataTGACACTAAAGTATTACCCAAGTACCTTGAGATTCCTCTTTTTCAGCCTCTGGTTTCTTGGAGACCTTCTtggccaccttcttggtggccttTTCCTTGGTCTCCTTTGATTGCACATTAGGATCGGCATTCTCCGATATTTTACTGTCACTTCCCTCTTTAGATTTGGTGCCAGGCTTCGCAAGCTGTTGAGAAAAGAATAACCCCCAGTCAGGGACAGATGACCCCCGTGCAAAAAATTGGGGCCCCCCCCTTCTACCAGCATATCTCAATTAATGACTTAAAATATTTTTGCATGAAAACAGGTGGATAGACAAAATCCCTGGTGGGCTAGTGCAGCGAGGATTAACTCCTTGTGTAGTGGTTAACTAGCAGAAGGGGGGGCAAGAGAAGATACTTCTTAAAAAACGCTAGTGGGTCTACTCGCCCGGGCCCCTGTGTAGCTATGGCCTCCCCTGCCCCCAGAGGCTCAGAGCAAggtgggtttaaaaaaaaacaaaaaatcatggACCAGCACCAAAGATCCTTCCACCACTGCAGTGGGATACGGCCATGAATCCTAAGTATTTACATGGGCATCTTGACCCAAACTAGAAGACGGCTCATTTTCAGAGGATTACCTTGAATCGGCCGGTGGCCCCTGTCGCGCTGGAGTTGGCAGGCCGGACGAGGATCCCCTTCTCAATCCCCTTGTTCAAAGCCGATCTCAGTAGGAACTTCAGCCTCACCGGGTCCACAGTGGGATGCGCCGCCAGGATGTGAGCGCGGATGGCCGGCACAGACGTCCCCTTCCTCTCAGAGCTCTTCTTTAGGACTTCCACCACCATGGAGAGGGTCGGGGGGTGGCCCAGGGACTTCATCTTCACCACCTTGGGCTTTGCTTTAGTTTTCTCTGCAGATGTTTTATGACATTAACAAAAGAAGTCACCACAAGAAATAAGAAGCAGTCGGTACTTTATTCATTAGAGACCCCGTGTTTTCAGTATAGGGATTATTCCTTCTATtacctccattttttttatccagCCAGTCTGTTGGGCGACATGATCCAATGGTAACCGCCTGGGAATTCAACATGGTCACCATTTTCTGGCATGACCTTCTACCAGCTGCCAATAATTTTGAATCCGTGCCATGATGCCACTCCCGGCTGAGATTTGCCCCCTCTGTACCTCTTTATACCATCCCTGGCTTGGCATCACCACATCATTTATGTGAGCCATAGGCGCCTGCATAATGTGCTGTGGATCTGCATTGCTCATCAGAAGAGGATCTTGGGAGCTATAGTAAGAGCATTGCAACCAGACGAGGGACGGACTACTCTAAGAAGAAGCTCgtaacccaaaaaataaaaataatgaaccTGCCACAGGTAAAGTAAGTAACGCTGTGGCGGGGGAGTTAATGCAATCATTGAATTACACCATATAATAACCAATTGGGGGAG is a genomic window of Rhinoderma darwinii isolate aRhiDar2 chromosome 7, aRhiDar2.hap1, whole genome shotgun sequence containing:
- the H1-8 gene encoding histone H1.8, which translates into the protein MKSLGHPPTLSMVVEVLKKSSERKGTSVPAIRAHILAAHPTVDPVRLKFLLRSALNKGIEKGILVRPANSSATGATGRFKLAKPGTKSKEGSDSKISENADPNVQSKETKEKATKKVAKKVSKKPEAEKEESQDEKTEEAKVTEKKEKTPAEPKMAKPKKEAPEKTAKAPAPAKKPKSKAAEEGAKPKKEPAKKAESAKAKETEKTTARSSKKGKK